ttttttatctagAAAAACAATTATAAACTTGAAATGTATAATCAAGTATTAAACATCATTTCATGTAttcattcaaatttcaattaagaAAAAAGAGATGTGCttaaaattgtgaaaatattttatgaaaattagTTCTTTATTCCTTTCTTTAAAAAAACTACATTGATCAACAAAATAACATCTTAGATAGTaattaaatgaaaaaacaaatccgcctgaaaattttaaaacccaCTGACTCAGAGTAAACTgaagaataataaatattagaatcAATTTAATGTGAACCGGAAAAAAATATGAACCCAGTAGGCTTCCCTCCACCATGTATATGAGATGTGATCAATTTTCTTTCATGTCAAGTAAAATTTGAAGGCAATATAAATTCATAAGTTCGAGTCTAATAAGGAGGATGGTCACTTGGATTGGAATAGTGTACACATTAATTCTGATGGAAATTTCATTTGCAGTGGTTTATGGTAATTCAAGTAGTGGTGATTGAGGACTAACGACGATTGCACCTTTCGATTCACAGTTCCAAGAAAAATGGAAAAAAGGGCCCAAATAACACAATTTTGGAGTTTAATGCACTAAATAACCAATTTTGTAAAACTGGGCCCAAATGACATGTAGAGACGCGTGGGAAATAGCGTTTTATAAAAGGGGACACGCTACTGCGTTTAGCGTTTTGAAGTTTTCCCCAAACCTTTCTTTTTTGCTTGCACTTGTGCTCCTTGAAatttactataaaatatatatttgacccTTTTACATGTTTTCttgaaaaacataaaaaatatttagttaaatttaataaaataaattaacaatcgTTAATATTTAGAGgttaggtttgggttgcagaatgattaattcgtactgtatattaaattggacGACGGTTAGgatttaggattgagggtgtagggccggtaggccctactccctcgagcctaaaccctaattaatgcgaagCTGCAGGGCCGAAGATCCTAAAGCCGAGAAACCGCCGGAATAAATTAGTTTAcgatcgttaacatttaggatTTAgctttgggttgcagaatgattaattcgttctgtatattaaattggccgacggttagggtttaggattgagggtgtagggccggtaggccctactccctcgagcctaaaccctaattaatgcgaggctgcagggccgaaggccctaaagccgagaaaccggcggaataaattaatttacaatcgttaacatttagggtttagctttgggttgcagaatgattaattcgtactgtatattaaattggccgacggttagggtttaggatggaGGGTGtaggccggtaggccctactccctcgagcctaaaccctaattaatgcgaggctgcaggaccgaaggccctaaagccgagaaaccggcggaataaattaatttacaatcgttaacatttagagTTTAGCTTTGGGTTGCAGAATAGTTAATTCGTACTGtaaattaaattggccgacggttagggtttatgATTGAGGGTTTAGGGCCTTTAGACCCTAaaccctcgagcctaaaccctaattaattcgagTAACTAGTCTAATAAAAACGTGAGACGAGATAACATTTTTGATGTTGAACGAAAGTTACGAAAGTTTGTATAAGGTCTTAACAAATTGAAAAAGCCCATCACTAAAAGCCCAACAAAATTGAAGTGTGGAGGTTTGAGAAAAGTTCTGAAAACGCTGAACGAAGTTTTGTTTTAGtgcaaatttaataataaacaaatagaAACGAAAGATGAAGCAGCGTCTTTTGGTAAACTAAAACAAAGACGCCAAGTGAAGTTccgtttttcggttttttttataaaaaaaatgagctaaacgctacacgatgtagcgtttttgtttttttaacaaaaacgctACACCAGCAGCGTCTCTATTTGTCAGCGAGGGCcatttttcgggtattttaatatttgggGCATTTTCACCCCAAATTTGGTTATTTGGGGCCGAAACCCAAGAAAATGAGGTTTCTCAAATGGTGTCGTAACAAGAACATGAACAAGACGTTTCTCGGGGAAGTGTCTACCTGTACCATATTGCCATAAttctaaatcaaaaaaattggaagTGGAGATACATTAAGAACTGAGAAGGGAAAGGGgcactatttttatcattacaGTCATCATATACATTGTTATTCGGACAATCAGTAACAGTTGTCCATTGATATTGTATCACTCcccctttttatttttatgcatacatattatttataattttatattaaaattaaagaaataaattttataatctttggattggaattttttttaagacGGCTCTCATCATTCAATGATGGAAGATTTCATGACAAATGTGAGTTCCATGTAAGAAAAATCATAGACTAAAATACTATGCAGACACATGTCACATAATATTTTGTCTTGCATCAGTCTTCACCTCCCCAGACCCTAAATCGGATATACGCTATATTTCTttcgagtttttttttttttgtttttcctattctcCTTTGATTTGGCGTgggaagaaaaataaatattaaaatcaacttaATCGGATTGGATGACTATGGTCTCGGCCTGGGAACCCGGCCCGTGTACAACGCCGAGTGTCATCAATGATCCGGTAAATTACGAGCATCCTTATATTTGCCGTAAACTAAACTAGCCGTGACCACATTTCTACGAAACATTGCCACTCTTATCCAACACTCTATAATTTTGAACTGAAAGAGCTATGTTAACGACTCAATTGTGATCGTCCAACAACGTTCAATTGCGAATTGCACTATAACTCTCCATTAAAACAACGTGAAACCCTAGCTTTTTACATGAACAGGAAAGGCCTTGCCATTCTGTTGCGAACAAAAATGAGGCCTCTGTCCCCTGCAATTGTAAGTTTCATCCATCTCCTTCGTAtcgtttttctttttattacgATTCGCTATTTATGTAAATTGAACTGGTTACGCGGTCCGAAAACGAATTTATGGATTATAAGCTGTAGTAAGCTTTGATTTCTGTGTACAGAACAGTACAAATCAAATTCAGTTTCCTGCTCGCGAAACTCGTGACCGGAACCAAGAGTCGTCTCGAGATCGGTGGTCTATTGATATGATCAGGTgcatttttatgtatataattatgtgtgTCGGGTTAGGATCAAAGGAGGACTTGTATTAAGTAGGAAACTGTAGAAAGACGAAGGTTTATGGCATAAGTAAGGTTAGGTATAGCTGTGTATAACACATTTCAGTTGAACGCTGTGTGTATGTATTATTAAATTGGTTTAGTTAGTATTGGTTTTTGCCGCACATAAATTTGTTGTTCGTTATTTACAGAGAATTCGATCAAGTGAAAGTATCTATGCATTCGGCTATATCAATGGATGAAAAAGAAAATGTGGATGCAGCATTAAATGATTTCTCAGCGGTGAATTTCTTTTAGTGCTTAAAGTAGTTCTACACTGTGCAAAATGAGAGTACTAATTATGTGTCAGTGTACAGGGTTATTTTCGCCTTTCGCGGGACAAGCACAAAATCTTACTCCACCTACTTGCAAAACAGTATGACGTTTACAGGATTCAAGTTCGTGAATTGATGAAGCAATATCTTGATATTCAGCTACCTAGtggtattttttaaaattttatttttctaaaattttttagGGTACCTGAACCATTATTCTTCTTAAGTGTTTCGATTCTAAAATCTAGGTTTAGGTGAAATAGCTGAAGACGGTAGCTATACTGAAGAAGCACCACTTAACAGTTTTTATCGGATTGAGCGAAACTTGAAAGATGCTCTTAAGCCAATGTATGAAGTCCTATTTGAACGGCTAAACACTCACCCTGGAGGATTGAAGTTTTTGACCATTATTAGAGCTGATATCCTATCTATTCTCGCGTAAGGTTATCCCCTCATTGTGTAGTATAAACCTTCTTAATTAATTAGTGGAATATTTTGATCCTTCTTTACTCAATACATATCCTTAAGTAATACTCCCCTCTATCCctttcatttctttacaatttttttcactgtttgacacacaatttaaggtgtatataaagtataattatatatacatatatatttcaatttcctttttttggataaaaatataaacattaaacttttattcagaagaaaaagagtttaaaataatttatgaaactatactttataggagcattaaaatgcgtgccgagcccttGTCCCCAACGTAAAGAACTGAGGGTGACAGAGAGAGTATTATTATATGTCCTTGCAGTATGTGATGATAAAAACCTGAATCAGTTTGCCATTTCAACTGTGACAATAATCTACAAAATACATCAGATATGTTCTGAACCTAATTATGTTAGTGTACCATTGCACCATAGTGTTCAAAATACTGTACAAGTTATTGGAATTTGATATAGGTCTCTATTGCCTTCTTGAAAGTATTCCGTAATAGCAAATATGAAGTTTATTCCACACATATCTTAATGCTTATACCcaagaaaattattgaaaagtCACTAAAATATGCATCGCAAGATATATACAAAATGAAGTTTGAACAGTAGAATTTAGTAGAGACTTGGAAAACATGATCTAACAGATCGTTTTGGCCTAGAATTGATGTGATATAATTTGTAAGCTTTACATATTCTCTCTTACAATGCGCTTGTCCTCGTAGATCAATTTTATGTTATCACTAACTaatgaaataaaacaaaaatgaaaggTTCACATTAATCATCTTTTTCTGCCTTTAAATGATTACTGAATATCTTTTCAAGAAAGGCAAACTAGATTTTTTTCCTTCATATATTTTGTGTTTTTCTCTTTCAATCAATGTAACCTGACCACCCCATTATTAGCTTCTATTTTTGATCTTCCTTCCAGAAGTAAATAGATTAAGAGCTTTCATCATTTAATGCCTGTCATTATTCAGGGAGGAAAATATTCCATCTTTAAGAGCACTTGAATCCAACTTGAGAGAAAAGCTTATTACTTGGCTAAGTCCTGCCAACCTAGAACTTCACCAGATTACTTGGGATGACTCTGCATCTTTGCTGGAAAAGATTGTTCATTATGAGGTATATCCATTTTTCTTGATCAGTCACTGAAGTAAATCTTGTGAGAAGTGAGTTGTATAACATTCTAAATGTATGCACAGGCAGTTCACCCCATCAGCAATCTTTTAGATCTAAAGAGAAGGCTTGGAGTAGGTCGTCGTTGTTTTGGATACCTACATCCAACGATTCCAGGTGAGCATATTCTTTCTTTCCACGGTATCTGTATATCATAAACACCGATATATACAACTGATTAtggattattttgatattatgtACATTTTGTTGTGATGTTTACTATCACAATCTGATAAGGCTATATCATCACTTAAATTATATTGTCAACTTTTGGTAGTGAAATTATTGTTCTATACCTGTATACCATCAGATGTATTCAATTAACTAGTAAATTTtgtcatttatttttataattaatttttgtgaATAACGAAATAAGCATACATTTAATAATGGATTACCGCATACATATgtctaaatatttatttataaactatCAGGTTACATGATTTTGTGGGAACAATGTGAGATATATAAGCATATAGAGTCGTAGACTTATATACGTAATCCTTTTAACCTTTTCTCTTTTTGCATTATCTTTAACAACTATGTTATTTACTTCATACCTCTACTATTATATGTTAAAATTCCGAAGTATAACTTCaacttatacatatattatttatgtatattaaaatatgcaaATGGTCCCTACACTGTAATACACAATATGTATATTCAAGTATGCAAATGGTCCCTACACTGTAATACACAATTGTGTCCTGTCACTTGTTTAGTTATATATAGATGTTCTTGGCAAAAAAAGCATGGACATTGAACATCTACCTAAACTCTGGAATTTGATTGACTGACCAACATATGTCACTAACTAGATTTTCCTTGATCTTCATTAAATATTATCCTAGATACCAAATTGAACTTCAAATCCTGTAGCGTACAAAAGCTTGAGATTAGTCTGCCTTCTGGGTATTGTGCTACCTTTATCTATATCTTCTGCTGATGCACATCAGTTTTAACAGTGTCAATAAACACTAGTCTGACTTGCTTGGCCAAGACAGTCTCTATTTGTACTTCATTTTTAGATGCTTCGCTATCAATAGTGTCACTGCTTAACTATTGATAACAGACAAGATGCTTCTTCAGGTGAACCACTTATATTTATTGAAGTTGCACTTATGAAGAATGTAGCTCAGACAATTCAGGTAGGAACAATCTCTAGTCTATTCTACCTTTTCAAGTGTCCCCAATAACATATGCTCACATCTCTCTGTCTAATTCAGGAAGTTTTGTGGGATGAACCTCCAATACCTGAACCTGAGGCCACATGcgcattattttattctatttccTCTTCCCAGGTATTATTTTTGAAGTACTTACGATACCTGTTTCTTCGTACCTGTATAGAAATATTATGCAGCAAATTCTGTTCCAGTTTATAGACATGAAGCTTTACTTTGATTACTACAAGTATTCTTTTTAACTTCGAAATTAAATATGATACTAAGAATTGCTTTAAAATGCATCTTTTGAATGTGATATCTTAGCCGGAGGtgaaaatatttacataatacTGGGTCTATGAAAAGTTTTTTGTTCGAGGTATTTGTAGGGCCTTCAATTACCCTTGCAGTTTAGTTATTAATTCTTGAAGGAGGGGTATATGCTTATaagttcaaaattaaaattgatctAGAATTAGAGTTACTTGTAAGATGGAAAATTATACAATTGAGACAAGTATGCATTCTGCTCTGCTTCTGTGCAATTTGTTTGCTTAGTTGGTGTTTCTGATATTAAAAGATCAGATTCGGAGTTTAATAATTCCAGAGTTGTCTGTGTCTCTGTTTTTTACTTCTCTTTCTTATTAAATCTGTGACCATAATTTTTTTCCATGTGTCTGACCTGGATTATTTGTGGGACCTGGCAGCCTGGTTTGGCCGGAATCAACTTAGGGAAGTTCCTTATAAAGCGTGTAATTGACGTGGTTAGGAAAGACATGCCAAATATTTCTGTAAGATCTTTTGCTCCTATATTGCTACTATAGTTTCGAAGTGATGACACCAAATTCTGCTATTAGTTACTAGTGTTtggattaatatttttttttggaaactCCAACTACTAATCTAGCTTTGCATGTGTATATATCtcatacaaaattaataaattgattgATGACTGAGATACGTACTTTGTCTATGTTGGAGTGTTGAGACTGTGCTTGTAATTAGCGTTCCCACAGTAAACGCTGGGTAGCCAAGTGCGGAGAATCACCATTAATGCCATACCTCGGCAGTCCGTTAGGTTCTGAACTGTAAACTCTATAGATTTTATTCGGTTTCCTCCCAGATTTGCTAGCTTAGGAGTTGATTCGGTGTTGcttttttaaacatattttctTGAGGCATGTAATTTCTACTTATCCAGCATATGGAAACCTCCTCCAGGAAAATATATTAGAGGCAAATGACTTggctttaatttattttatatagaaATTTATAAGTTGCTTTAGTCTACAAACACACAGTTTCCAGTTAGTGTGAATCTTTTCCTTTACTTTTGTGGTGTTATCCTTCACAAATATGTGAGGTGAAAGACATCTAATTTCAATTTAAGGCTTTTGCCTTGGCAAGTTTTAGGTCATCTTACTGCACCACTAACCAGTCATATGATCTGCTTTTATCTTATTCCTCTTTCCAAAACGCTTCATAagtttcatttattattttaacagaCATTTGCAACACTTAGCCCAATCCCTGGATTCTTGCAATGGCTCCTGCCAAAATTGGCATCAGCGGACACCTTTCAGGAAAACATGCTTGATCCAGAAGAGGAAACAGCACTTCTAGACTTATCTATGTAAGTTCCGTAATATGATCAACAATTTAAGGAGGGGAAAAGAAGCTAAATAAGAAATTAGAGTTACTTGTCctattcattttataaatattattatttaattatgttacATTCTATCTAGTTGTCGTAGTTGCCGTGCATATTATTTCAACATCTGCAATGCTCTTAAACTGATAATTTGAAGTGCCAGTATTGTAAACTTTTCGAATTCATGCTGTCTGTTGGTTTTTAATATAAGCAACCAAAAACTACGGTTGTCTAGCTTTTACTTTAGCAAATACAATATATAGTTATGCTATGAATTATGAATCAAAATATTGTGTATAGTTAGACATGATTAAAAGAGGGAAAGGTTCCTTGATCGATCTGTATCATCACATATAATCATTAACTTATGAAATTTCTGGATATCATGTCTCCTGTCTGAAGAAATAATCCATCCGGATTGTTGTGACCCACTGATATGGcagataaattatatatgttgcatAGAAATTCTATCCAATCCATTTCCTTCTTGTTATCAGATTTCTTAATGGTTTATTTCCGGTGCATATTTATTTCACAAATATAGCTTTTGTATGAAGGCGATCCATCATTCATCTTCAGACAGATACTATTGATCCAGGGGACATGTAAATTGTTGATGGGAATGGGGATAATTAAAAAGGAAATAATTTGTGATCCAATGGGGCAAGTAGAGAATGAGGTACCCACTTAACGGGGAACGAGGTTTTCCCTCCAACCAATTAAACCTCTCAAGTCTCAACCAAACATTAACACATGGGAATAACATGCCGATTCTTATTAAGCGGTTGAAGTACACTGAACAATAGGCCTCCAATTTTTATCACTCCAGCAGCGACACTATTGGTGATAATTAGGATGGTATCCCAATTCATGAAAGGCTCTCTAACTGTTTCTGCTAGACTGACATATGTTCCTGAAAACTATATGTAGTTTCTTCTTCATATTCCCTGGAGACCTAGTAAGAACTTCTGCTGCAAAAGAGTTCTCATCCCTGGTCAGTATATTTGTCATTGCTAAAGCTAAATATCCTCTTTGCATAAGTTGTCTATTAAGAATAAGAGAGAAACATAGGACCAGTAGGAATTATTGTTGCTTGACCAATCATTGGGAGAAGAATGggtaattttttgtttcaaattaaataaatcaaacaAGTACAAAAACTGCAAAGCTTGACTATATAAATCACTTCATATGGGAAATTGTTTGAATTGTAAACTTATACATGATGCAGAAAtgccatatatgtatatatgtgtgtacatAATTATACCTTGCATAGCATTGGTATATAGTTAGTGCTGTTCGTGTATGTTTTATTGATTTATGGTTATTGGCTTTTCtgatttatgaaatattttgtgAGTGATTAATTCTTGAAATTCCTGTCCACCTACCTCTTGCGCACATACTCCCAATCTGGAAAGCTATTATTGCACTAAACATACAATTGCTTAATTACTAGTAAAACCACCCTTATGACAGGTTAGTGATGATGAATAACTACAACAGTTTTCAATGCTTAAGAGTTGTTAATTTTGATGCTTTGATAAACACAATTATTAGGAGGGGCAAGGCAACATGCTTATAATTCTGTTAAATGATATATTTCCTGCAGGGAATTCACCGCTGGAAAAAGTGGCATGGAAATCATGCTGACCTTGTTGACTTTGAATAACTACGAGTGGACTAAATCTGATGATTTGATCACCGCACTTAGAGCTCCAATGCTACGACTTTGTGCAAGGTATAAGTATGGTATTAGAAAGACCTTAAATTTTGTTTCTGAGGCTGTCCATGATCATATTGTCCGGAAAAAGTTGTAGTGGTTGAAACTTGAAAGTGATAATGTGGTCTCGTTTGTTTCACCTAGTTTCCTAGTCGTGGATTTTTAACTTCCATTAAATGAAGTTACAACTCATAGTCAATGGGAAAATAAATTATCAGTGTTTGGTTTACCACTATGTAACTAGTAGTTATATACTTAATTTTGTAAACTGAATCTCTTAATAATGTAATTACTCTGTGACTTGGAGTGACCATGGGGAACCTGGGTAAATAAGTTCCCTTTATTTCTTGTAACTCTAAATACCTTGGAACTAGAAGTTCCTTTTTTCACATATTCAAAATTAGTGAATTAAACATGGTCAACTATTTAGGTTCAAAGGAACTTGTAGTTACATTGATGGATTAATTGAAAGAAACGAGGCCTAAGGAACTAAACATAGGATTGTTTGTTTGCTAATTGCTAACCCACTTTCGGATCAGATTAgtgctttcattttcttttGGATCATatgaaaccaattttaaaatatattctagTTGCTACTTTTATATAGCCCACCTCCATGTGGATTATTCAAATGTAGCAGGAAAGCTCTTGCTTCAATTGAATGTGGATTTCTTTTCTCACCAGTTTGTTTTGGTTAATATGAATTCTATCTGCAAATCAGGTACCTTCTGCAAGAAAAGAAGAGGGGAAAGGCTTTGGACTCTGTTGCAAATTTTCACCTACAGAATGGTGCGGTATGTGAGCAAAAGCTTCATACTGTAGCTCATGCCTGCAACTGCTTGACACTGATATTTACTTTATATGACTTATTACAACATGTTTTCCCTGTACATCACGTCAACAAGTTTAGCATTATAATTCGTTAACAAGACTTAAATCATTGTTGACGTGTTCATAAGCACCCGTAACTTTTAAATTGACCTGTGGCGGTTGCTGAATTGACCTATGACACTTTGCACCACGACCTTGTCGGAAGTGTGAAATGATTGGAGAGTACAACCTCCAGGATCCTGCATTGCCAAGGGGTGAACTTGCGGGGGACTGTTTGGCTTCACAAGGATGtcataataataaaagtgtGTACATATGTAAATTTTACATTGATGATAAAGTTGGATTGATTTCAATACAAGCAAACTTAGGGACATCTGACTACCTAATAACTAGGATTTCTTGATTAGGGTTATCGAGTGGAATTTAGCTTAGGTTTGAATTTTATAACATAGTTCAAGGATGTAAGTGTAAAATGATAAGAGGTAGATCGGGACCCTAAGTTTTAAGCAGTTTTGCATGGTTCACGGGTGGTTGGTATACAGAGAGGtcatattttattaatctaaGTTTTGCAAAGACTTTATACATGGGATCGGGTATGTGAAACGTTAGTTTTTATAAAACGGGTACGATGACCCGCTAAATGGATACATGGGTTGATACTAGGATCcctttttagttaatttttaatttttaataaacattATACATTtcagtttttgtttttataaataaagtatttattttacctgaatatatagaaataagtttatcagaaaaatgagattttaaaattacttgTAAGATGGTGAGGACCTTCCCTAGAGGGTAAGCGTCTTGCTGATTTTCACTAGAGGTTTTAAGTGTTATGACTTATGATCCTGATCCCTTTAATATTTACACATCCAAAAATGATCTTTAAGATTCTGATTACCAGTTGTGCTGCTTTATGAGGACTAAGAATAAAATGATGGTATCTAGAAATCCTTAGCTATAAAACTCCTTTTAGATGGAGAAGAAGAAAATTCGTGGGACTCATGGTACCTTCTGTGTGAAGGGTCACTGGCAGACACAACTGactttttctgaaacttttggGTGTCCTTTTGCTGTTCAGAATTAGCCTGTGGGGACATAGTTATAAACATCATTAATATTATCTCATCTTCATCCAGGTTAAGAGACAAGAAGATTACTTGAGAATAGAAAGATTGCAAGCGTTTTTTGTTCATTAATATTACTGCTCTATGCAGCTGCTTAGTTATATACCATTGACGTGAATCAAATAATGTTTTGTCCGAAGGCTTTCTGTTTTTCTGCCAAAGGATATATTTGAACTCAGGCTTCACCGAGATGGATAGGAACCTATTGCATTATTAGTGGTAGGAACCTGTCCTTAAACTTGTATAccaagtaaacccaagtaaaaaATCAAGTATTTTAAATTCAGGTTCTC
This genomic window from Daucus carota subsp. sativus chromosome 7, DH1 v3.0, whole genome shotgun sequence contains:
- the LOC108193164 gene encoding uncharacterized protein LOC108193164; amino-acid sequence: MNRKGLAILLRTKMRPLSPAINSTNQIQFPARETRDRNQESSRDRWSIDMIREFDQVKVSMHSAISMDEKENVDAALNDFSAGYFRLSRDKHKILLHLLAKQYDVYRIQVRELMKQYLDIQLPSGLGEIAEDGSYTEEAPLNSFYRIERNLKDALKPMYEVLFERLNTHPGGLKFLTIIRADILSILAEENIPSLRALESNLREKLITWLSPANLELHQITWDDSASLLEKIVHYEAVHPISNLLDLKRRLGVGRRCFGYLHPTIPGEPLIFIEVALMKNVAQTIQEVLWDEPPIPEPEATCALFYSISSSQPGLAGINLGKFLIKRVIDVVRKDMPNISTFATLSPIPGFLQWLLPKLASADTFQENMLDPEEETALLDLSMEFTAGKSGMEIMLTLLTLNNYEWTKSDDLITALRAPMLRLCARYLLQEKKRGKALDSVANFHLQNGATVGRVNWMADRSEKGLSQSGGIMVNYIYRLDKIEENAQAYFSTGHIEVSPDV